One bacterium genomic window, GATGGCGAGGTTGAAGATGTTGCTGCCGAGAATATTGCCCAAAGCCATTTCGGAGTGGCCCCGCTTGGCCGCGGTCAGGCTGACGGCGACTTCGGGCAACGAGGTGACCAGGGCCAGGAGCAGGGCCCCCACGAAGGTGGTTCCCCATCCGGTGATTTCGGCGATGCGGTTCCCGCTGTAGGACAGCCAGAAACCGGCTCCCACCACCGCCAGGACCGCCCCCCCCAGCTTGAGGTAGATCGCCGGGGGGAAGTCCCTTCCGGGGGGCAGCGGTTCTTCCTGTCCGGCGTGTTCGCCCCGATAGAGGGAGATCGATGCCGCCAGGTACAAGACCAGCAGGACGGCCGCGAACAGCCCCACCGGGCCCAGGGTGAAGGTGTGGCCGGCGCGGGCCAGAGCGATCCCCCCCGCCGCCGTCAACGTCATCACGCACCCGAAGAAGATCAGGTTCCGGCACGACTTCCAGTTCTGTCCGTTGAGGATGTTGAGCCCCCCGGCCGCCAGGGCGATCAGGGGGACGATGAAGATGTTGAAGGCGTTGCTGCCGAGGACGTCGCCCAGGGCCAGACGCGGGGCCTTGACGATGGTGACCGCGCCGATCGCGGTTCCCAGCTCGGGGATCGAGGTCACCCCGGCCAGCAGAATAAAGCCCAGCCAGAGCCGGGTCAGCCGGTGCTTGTCGGAGATCAGTTCGGCGTAGCCGACCAGCTGCCTCCCCCCGGCGATCACGATGACGGCGCTGATGATGAATTGAATCCAGATCACGGGCGGCGAAGAACGATAAATTTTTGTTCCGGGCGGTACACCGGCAGCTATAATAGTATCAAACGCGGTTCCCGCCAAGGTAAGTCGATGTCTCCCGACAAGAAACATTCCCCGGAACAGACCGAATTTCCCTTCATGGCCAAGGGCGCGGCCGGGTTCCTCCGTTCCCCCAGCCCTCTTTTGGACCTGGGCACGCTTCCGGCCGCGGTTCTGCTGGCGGGGGTCCGGCCCCGCAAGTGGATGGCGGCGCACGGGATCGAAACCCTCGCCGATCTGGTGGCGGTGGTGCAGAGCAAGGACCTCTCCCAGAAATGCCTGGACCAGCAGGTCAGGAACAAGCTTCAGGACGAGTTGAAGGCGTACTGGAACGGGAAACAGTACATCTATATCTTCGGGATCAACTTCGTGGGAAAGGGGGTGGAGAGAGTGCTCTGCGACCGCAAGTTGAGAAGGACCTCCATCCGCGCCCTGCGCATCTCCCCCCACCTGATCGATATCCTGGAGAGGAAGAAGATCCGCACCGTCGGGGACCTGCTGCTTCAGCCCGAGCTCCAGTGGCGCAACCCCCGTTCTCTGGGCAACCTCCTGGTGGACGAGATCCTGGTTGCCCTGGCCGAGTTCGTTCTCCCCCCGCGCTCGTGACCGGCACCGGGAAGAAGAGCGGGTTCGTCTGCCTGGTCGGGCTCCCCAACGTCGGAAAATCCACCCTGCTGAACCGCTTGGTGGGAACGGATCTGGCCATTGTTTCTCCGCGGCCCCAGACCACCTGGAACACGGTCCGGGGAATCCTCTCCGACGAACGCGGGCAGATCGTGTTCATAGACACTCCCGGCCTCCACCGCCCCGCCGACGGGCTCGGGCGCCGGATGGTCTCATCGGCGCGGCGGGCCCTGGGGGAAGCCGATCTGGTGTATTGGCTGGAGGATTGCCGCTCCGACCCCGAAAGCGCTTTGGCGAAAGTCGCCCGGCTGCTGCCCCGGGGGCTCCCGGCGTTTTTGGTTCTGAACAAGGCCGACCTGGTCCCCAAGCCCTCGCTCCTGCCCCGGCTCGAAGTCTACGGCCGCGCCGGCCGTTTCCGGGAGATCGTCCCGCTTTCGGCCCTGACCGGGGAAAACTGCGACCGTCTCCTGCCGCTGACGTTCGAATGCCTCCCTCCCGGCGAGGAACTCTTTCCCGGGGACATGCTTTCGGACCAGCCGGAAAAAGACCTGATGCGGGAGTTCATCCGGGAAAAAGTATTTCTCAACACCCGCCAGGAGATCCCGTACGCCAGCGCGGTGAAGATCGAATATGTCCGCGAGGAACCCAGGCGCCTGGTGGTCGGCGCCACTATCTTCGTGGAGCGGGAGTCGCAGAAAGGGATCGTGGTGGGGAAGGGCGCGTCCATGCTCAAAAAGATCGGGACTCAGGCCCGCGGCCGGATCGAAGCCCTGGTGGGAATGCCGATCTTCCTCGACCTGAGAGTGAAGGTGCGCCCCAAATGGCGCGGCGACGCCCGCAGCCTGACCGAATTCGGTTATCGGGATTGACGGGTTTCGGCCGGGAGTCTTCCCGGGGGTTGCCGCTTCAATAGGGGGCGGTCACCTGGATATCTCCCTCGGACCCGAAAAACCAGCCGGAATACCCGCGCACCATCCACTTTCCCGTCCCCGATCTGAAGACGGCGGCGTCGTCGGACCCGTCCCCGTCGAAGTCGGACGCCAGGGGCAGGTCGGTTTCGGACCCGAAAAACCAGCTCCGCCCCGTCCGCGCCAGCCATTTTCCGGTTGAAGGGCGGAAGACGGCCATTTCCCGGGTACCGTCGCCGTCGTAGTCGCCGGGAACCGGGATGTCTTCTCCTCCCCCGAAATAGGCGGAGACGCCGCCCCGGACCATCCATTTTCCGGCCGCGGGACGGTACACGGCGATGTCGACGGTCCCGTCCCCGTCGTAGTCGGCGCTGACCGGAAGATCGCCGTCCCCGCCCCAGAACGCCCGGGTGGAGTTTCGCACCATCCATTTCCCCTGGCCCGGGCGGAAGACGGCGATAGCGGCCCTTCCGTCCCCGTCGTAGTCGGCCGGGACGGGCTCGTCGGCCGCCGCCCCGAAGTAGGCGCCGTCTCCTTCCCTGACGATCCACTTCCCGAGGGTCGGCCGGAAAACCGCCGACTGCCACCTCCCGTATCCGGTGTAAGCCTGCGGCACCGGGCGGTCCCCGTTTTCCCCCAGGTAATAACGGTTTCCGTTCCGGAACATCCAGGCCCCGGCGGAAGGGCGGTAGAGAGCCGCGTCGGCGGTCCCGTCTCCGGTGTAGTCGCCGGCCACGGCGGGCAGCGAGGGAGGGGTGGGGCGGTAACCCGGCCGGGGGTAGCCGCGCACGGCCCGGACGAAATGAAGCGTGTCCTTCGGTTTGACGTCGGCGACTCCCACCGAAAAGTCGACCGCCCAGGCGTTGGAGGTGAGCGTCTTGACCGTCGAACTCGACCAGTACCAGGCTTTTTGAGTCCCTCCGGCGAAGATGGGATCGATCACGGGATAAAAACGCCCGAAGTCGACGAGGCTGACCAGTTCGTCGTGGTTGGGCAGTCTCCAGTCGTTGTAGCCGCCCACGTCGAGGGAGTTGAGGCCGTCGACGAAATCGAACGCTTGGGTCCAGGAACGTATGTTGGGGCTGGAAGCGTCCAGCCAGGTCAGGCCGGTGGCCCGGTCGCGGACGGTGTACGTGCCCTCTCGGACGAAGCGCTCGCCCGAGCGGGGGTAGCCGGCACCGGCAGCTCCGTCGTCCCCGAGGTCGAACGGCCCCGGGGGGTGGATGACCAGGGTCTGGCCGGTGGCGGGGAACCCCTCGGCGTCGTCGCCCGTGAAAAAGCTGCGGCACGCCCGCACCGCCGCTTCCCGGTCGTTGTCGAGCAGTTCCGCGAAGGATTGGCCGAAACCGTACGACATCTGGTACACGGCCGTTCCCGAAGCGAAGTTGGCGGAGCAGGTCGAAGTCCAGTAGGGATCGTGGGTGGTGCCGGTAAAAAGGTAGTGGTTCGGATCCTGGCTGGCATCGAGCCCCAGGTCCCGGGTGGAGAGCAGCTCCAGGGCATTCGGGATCCGCCAATCGCTGAAACCGCCGAACGAGTCTCGGTTGAGGGAAGCGACGTAGGCGAACGCGTCTTCCCAGGACATGATCCCCGAACGGCCGCCGGCGGGCTGGCTGTTGCTCTCTCCCTGCTGCCACATCAGGCCCGTCGCCCAGTCCGCCACCACCCCCGTGCCCAGGTCCTCCCAACGGGGGGGGTGGAGAGGGTAGCCGATTTCATAATAGCCGTCGTCGCGCTCGTGAAAGGCCTCGGTCTGGCCGGTCGCCGGCACTCCGTAATAAAGGTTAAAAACAATGACGGGAGTGGGAGGGGGCGGGATGGGGGTGGGGGTGACTACCGGGGGAGTGGTATAGCCGTAGGGCGTTGCCGTCGGGGTCGCCTGCGTCGGGCCCGGGTCGAGCCCGGGTCCGCCGGTGACCGCGATGACGTAGGCCGTCTGGGCGGAGGCGCCCTCGCTCTCGCGGAAACCCCCGGCGCCCTGGGTGAAGTCGATGTACCACTTATAGGAGGGGATGCAGAAGCGGGAAGTGCCGCTCCAATGGGCGCCGGTGCCGACACGGGAGCGGAGCAGGGGGGGGATGGCCGGGTAGAACTGGCCGTAGTCGATCAGGCTCAACAGCTCCTGCTGGTTGGGGAGGCGCCAGGTGCTGTAGCCGCCGTAGTGGTTGCGGTTAAGCCGTTCGATGTAGAGAAACGCGTCTTCCCAGGTGAGGCTGTCCTTGAGCCCCGCCACCTCGAGCTTGGAGGAATCCTCCCCCTGCCAGATCAGGGCCGTGGCCCGGTCGGAGACGGTGCCGTTGGCGTTCGCGATGAACCGCTGGCCCCAGCGGGGGTAGCCCGCCTGCACGGCGCCGTCGTCGCCGAGGTCGAAGCCGACGGGGTTGTGGATCGGGTTGGTCTGGCCGGAGCGCGGGAACCCCGCCGCCGTCTCCTCCCGGGGCAGCGTCCGGACCGCCTTGACGTAGCCCGTCGGTTCCGGGGAGCTTTCCAGGTTCACGGTCTGCAGGAGTCCTTCCCGGAAGTCGAGGCCGTAGCCCCGCAGCCCGCTGACGACGTCGGCGTAGGTGGTGGACGACCAGAAGAAAGCGCCGACGGGAATGGAGCTGAAGACGGAGAAAGAAGCGGGGTCGTAGGCGCCGAAATCGACGATGGCGGCCAGCTCCTTGCTGTTGGGCATTCTCCAGTCGGTAAAGGCGGCGAACGAATTCCGGTTCAACTCGGCCACGTAGGCGAAGGCCTCCTCCCAGGTCAGGAGACCCTGGTAGGTCCCCGCCGCCTGGGACCCGCTGTCCCCGGTCTGCCACATCAGGCCGGCGGCGAGGTCCGCGACCGTGCTCCCGGCGGTGCCGAAGCGCTCTCCCTGCAGGGGATACCCGGCCCGGACCGCCCCGTCGTCGCCGAAGTCGTAGGGGCCCGCGGGGTGGTAGGAATCGAGCTGCCCGCTCCGGGGAAGACCGGTGAGGGTCCCGGGATCGGGAGTGGGGGTGGGGCAGGAAGGGGCCGGGGTGGGGGAACGGTAGGGCCCTCCCCTGACGCCCCGGACCAGGCACCGGTCCGAATACCTGACTTGTCCCGACCAGCCGTCGAGAAACCTGACGCCGAAGGCCTCGTCGGGAACCCCGTAGCGGGAGGTGCCGGTCCAGTAGAGAGCGGGCACGGCCGGGTCGAAGGATTCGTCGATCAGTGCTTCCGGGTAGCGGTCCCGGAATTCCAAGAGCGAATAGAGTTCGAAGTAGTTGGGCAGGCGCCAGTCGCCGAAACCGGCGTAGCCGGATTCGTTCATGGCCCGTACGTAGTCGAAGGCTTCCTCCCAGGTCAGTTCGCCCTCGAGCGAGCCGAACGCCCGGGTCCGGCTGTCGGTTTTCTGCCAGCAGAGGCCGGTCGCCGCCTGTTCGACGTACTCGGCGTAATCGAGGTAAGCCGGGGCCGTCAGGGGGTATCCTTTCTCCAGGTCCCCGTCGTCTCCGGTCCGGATGCTGTCGACCTGGCCGGTCTTGGGGAACCCTCGGACGCTTTCGGAGTAGGGGAGGGAAGCGACGGCCTTGACGTAGGCGGTCTCCGTGGAGCCGGCGTTGGCGTGGCCTTCCCCCATATTGATGTAATAAGGGGCGTACCCGGTCGAGGCGAAAGGATGGTGGGTGCTCGACCAGTAGGGGGATTCGTGCATCCAGGAGAAGATACTATACGCCGCCGGCAGCCAGGTCCCCTCGTTGACGATAGAGAGCAGTTCCTTGATGTTGGGCAGCCGCCAATCCGTTCTCGATCCGAACTCCCGGCTGTTGAGACCGCTGACGTAGGCGAAGGCGTCGTCCCAGGAGACCATGCCTTCCAGACCGTCGACCGGCCGGTAGCCGCTGTCGTCTTTCTGCCAGATCAGGCCGGTTCCGAGGTCGCTGACGGTGCCGTCGCCGTTGTCGACGAAGCGCACGCCCTCCCGGGGGTATCCGATTCTCAGGTAGCCGTCGTCTCCCAGGTCGTAAGGAGCGGCGTAATGGTAACTGGCGGCCTGCCCGGTCCGGGGCAGGCCGTAGGGATCCTGCGCCGCCGCCCGGCCGGTTCCCGCCGCCGCGATCGCCGCCATCCCCGCCAGGGCGCCGACGAATCGTTTCCTCCTCCGCTTGGCGGGGTCCGCGTTCACTTCCCGCCGACAAATCTTGTCATAACAGCATGTTTCATAAGGGACTGCGTCTTTTATAAATATAAGCCCCGTGCGGGTTTTTGTCAACGTCCGCCGGCGGAAGGGAAAACCGGCGCGGGTGTCCGCCGCCGCGGCCGGCCCTTACTCCAGACGGTCCGGGTAGGGGGGGATGAAAACGGTTTCCAGAACGGTTTCGGTTCGGTCCGCGGCGATCTCCAGGCTGCTCAGGTAGGAAACGACGTGGGGGTCGAGGTCGGGAGGGTTGACCAGAAAGAGCAGGCGCCGGCACCCGCTCCGGCGCAGGTAGAGCTCGTTCGCGTCCGCGATCGCGGGCACCCCTTCCGGTCGCAGCAGGGTGTCGTAATAAGGAATGGGCGCATCGGCGTCGATCAGACCGTATTTACCGGAAAGGATGGCCAGGGGCAGCCCGGCCTCGCGGGCCAGGCGCCCGACTTCGGCGATCCGGCGCGAACGGTAACGCTTCCGGGCCGGCAGCAGCCCCGGCGCCGCGTCCTTGTCCCGGCAGCAGATGGTGCAGACCAGGGTATTCATGTTCCGAGGGGGGTCAATGGAGGAAAACCCTGATCATCGCCGTGGCGCTTCCCAGGTAGATGGCGATACCGAGGACGTCGTTCATGGTCGTGATCAGGGGGCCGGAAGCGATCGCCGGGTCGATGCGGAGACGGCTGAAGGTCAGGGGGACGAGCACGCCGGAGAGGGTGGAGAAGGTGACGGCCAGAAACATGGCCAGGCCCACGACCCCGCCCATGAACCAGCCGTTGCCCTGGCCGGCCTGGAGGAGAAACGCCAGCCCCGCCAGGATGACGCCGCAGGAAATCCCGAGCAGGACCGCGACTTTGAGCTGTTTGAAGACTTCGGCGAAGACCCGGGACGATTTCAGCGTTCCCAGGGCCAGGCCCCGGATGACGATGCTGGACGATTGCAGCCCGACGTTGCCGCCGGTGGCGGTGATCATGGGGATGAAGGCGACCAGGGCGATGACTTGTTCGAGCGTGACCTCGAAGGAACGGATGACCAGGCTGGAGAGAAAACTGCCCCCGATGCAGATCAGGAGCCAGGGGAGGCGGATGCGGGCGATCCGCAGCGAACTGGTCGCCCGCAGTTCCTCGTCGTCGGTGCCGGCCATGCGCAGGATATCCTCGCTGGCCTCCTCGTCGATGATTTCGACCGCGTCGTCGGCGGTGATCCGCCCCAAAAGTTTCCCGGTCTCGTCCACCACCGGCAGGACGGCCAGGTCGTATTTGCGGATGATCGCCGCCGCCTGTTCCTGGTCGGTCGCCGGGGTGACCCGGGCAAATGCTTCCAGCATCACCTCGCCCAGGAGAGCGCCGTCGGGGGCGGCGAGGAGCTTCTGCAGGGGGACGAGGCCGAGCAGGCGCCCCTCCCGGTCGACGACGAAGACGGAATACAGCGCTTCCTCGATGGTGCTGCGGCGGATGACCTGGATGGCCTGCTTGACCGAAAGGTCGGCGGGCAGGGCGATGAGGTCGGCGTCCATGATCCGCCCGGCGCTGTTTTCGGGGTAGGCCAGGAGCGTGCGGATTTCCGACGAGCCGTCCCCGGAAATTTCGCCCAGAACCTGGGCCTCTTCGTGCGGCTCCATCTCGGAGATGATCTCCACCGCCTCTTCCGGGGGCATGGTCTCCAGGATGTCCCCCAGTTCCGGGGGGCCGAGCCGGTCGACCAGTTCGGCTTCGAGGGAAGGAGAACTGTCTTCGAGGACGTCTCCCTGGAGGTCGCGGTCGAGGAGGCTGAAGATGCCGAAACGTTCTTCCCGCGCGAGCGTCGAAAGCCAGTCGGCGATATCCTCGGCCCGGGCCTGGCGGAGCACCTGGGCCGCTTCCAGGGTTCTGCCGGAGTGGTAGAGCGCCAGAACCCGGCCCTGGCAGAGTTCGTCGAAATAGACGCGAGCTCGCATACGTTTCTCCGGACGCAATTATCATCCGCCCGCAATGGCGGGAGCGAACATCTAGTTGCCGGTACGGACTAATCACATAGTATAACCGGAAGCGGGAGCCGGGGCCAGTTTCTCCTGGGACGGCCGCCGTTGCCGCGGCGCCGCTTTCGGGCTAAGATAACCGCGTGAGTACGATCGAGAAGAAGAGCTGGGGCGCCACGATCTTACGCCGCCTGGCCCGGGAATATCCGGCCGCCGGTATCGCCCTCGAATTCCGCACTCCCCTCCAACTCCTGGTGGCGACCATACTTTCCGCCCAGAGTACCGATCGGCAGATCAACAAGATCACCCGGGATCTTTTCCGCAAGTACCGTTCGGTCGGGGATTACGCCCGGGCCGACCGCGCCCAGTTCGAGGAGGACATCCGCTCCAGCGGTTTCTTCCGCAACAAGGCCGCCGCCATCATCGCTTCCGCCCGCCTGATCGAAGAGCGGTTCGGGGGAAAGGTCCCGGAGACCATGGACGAGCTGCTCACCCTCCCCGGCGTCGCCCGTAAAACCGCCAATATCGTCCTCTGGCACGCTTTCGGCAAGGCCGAGGGAATCGCGGTCGATACCCACGTCAAACGGCTGGCGGGAAAGCTGGGGTTGAGCGGGGAGACCGCCCCCGACAAGATCGAACGGGACCTCCTCCAGGTTTTTCCCCGCCGCCGCTGGGGGGAGGTCAACACGCTCCTGATCGTTCACGGCCGGCAGGTCTGCATCGCCCGCCGCCCGCGCTGCGGAGACTGCGTACTCGCCGACCGCTGCCCCTCCGCCGAGACCTGAGCGGGAGTATCCGCGCCGCCTCGCGGCGGCCCCGGTTCAGTTGCAGGAGTATTTGTTGGTGGAGTCGTCCGAGACGTTAACGTTGTCGTATGAAGACCCGGTACAGTTCTGCACCCAGCAGCTGGAGAGGCGGTAGCAGCTATGGAATCCGGTGGTGGTGATGCCGCCCCCATCGACCAGGCAGGCGCCGGCCATGTTGCACCCGGAGAAGCCGTAGGTCTGGCAGCCGTAGGCGTAGCAGTTGGAAAGGCGGTCGCAGTCGTAGAAGCCGATCTGGGTATGGCCGTACCCGTCGATGTAACAGTTGGCGAGGTTGTTGCAGTCCTCGAAACCGTTCTCCGCGCAGTCGCGGGCGGCGCAGTTGAGAAACCGGCAGCTCTCGTCGTTCGAACCCTGGAAGCCGTTGGCGGCGGCGTTGCTGGCCACGCAGTCGATGAAGCTTACGTACGCACCCGAACCATGTTCGAAACCGTGACCCTCGCTGCTGTAGGAGAAACAATCCCGGACCGTGACGTAATTGGAACGAACATATACGTTGCCCGTACCTCCCGCACCCCCGCCGGAGAGCACCCGCAGCCCATCGACCTTGCAGAACTCGACGTGGATATCGAGGTAGCACCCGCTGTCGAAGGCGAGCACGGTGCCCCGCTGCTCCTCGCCCACGATCTTCCTGACGTGTTCGATCGTGACGGTTTGATCGATACTGTAGGTTCCGGCGGGGATGAAGACCGAGCGGTAGACGTCGCTCTCCAGCGCGGCCGCGAGGTCGTCTCCGTCCCCGGTCCTGACCACGTAGTCGTAGAGGCGCTGGCCGCTCCCGCCGCCGGTTATGGGGACGTCGGTGGAGGTCCCGAAGTAGCCGAGGGTGGTGTTGCGGATCCGCCACAGCCCCGAGGAAGGCCGGAAGATCCCGACTTCGGCGATCCCGTCTCCGCTGAAGTCCCCGGCGACCGGGGTGTCGGCGGCGGTCCCGAAGAAGACCTGGGTGATGCCCCGGATCAGCCATTTCCCGCTGGAAGGACGGTAGACCGCGATGTCCTCCCGGGAGTCCCCGTCGAAATCGGCGGCGCCGCCCGGAAGAGCCGGGCAGAGCAAGGTAAGACCGACCAGGCCCGTCAGTAAGCGTTTCATTGTATTCACCTCCCGGAAGTTGAGCGGCGCCGGGAAGCGGGGCCGATGGGCCGCTTCTCCGGGAAACCGTGGTTCAGTTATTGCACGAGTCGGAGTCGATGCTGAAACAACCCGTAAACGAAGTGGAACAGCCGTAGGCCACGCAGCTGGAGAGGTAACCGCAATAATCGAAGCCGGTCCCCGCGGTCACCACCGAGCAGGACCCGACCTGGTCGCAGCCGAAAAACGCGGTGTCACCCACGCCTTCGGCGCGGCAGGCGGAGAGGTTGTCGCAGCCGTGGAACCCGACTCCGCCCGAAACCGGGCCCTTGACCGCGCAGGAAGAGAGGTTGTAACAGTTGTCGAATCCGTAGGCACTGGCATCCTCGGAGACGCAGGCGGAGAGGTTGTTGCAGTTGGAGAACCCTCTGTAGCAATCTTCGGCGGCGCACCCGATGATGCGCGCGGTCTGGATGGTGTTGCTGCCCTGGAAGCCGGCGTCGTCGGACTGTTCGGCGTTGCAACCCAGGAAGGTGACGTACTGGCTCGCGGACGTGTACTCGAACCCGTTCCCGGCGCTGGAGAGGGAGTAACAGTTGCGCAGGGTCACGTACCAGGCGTTGTTCACGTAGAAGCTGCCGCGTTTCAATATCGAATCGCCGCCGCCCTGGATGATGATGTCCTCGACCAGGCAGCCCTGGCTGGTGATGTTGAGATACTGCCCGTTGATAAGCATGATCCGGGGGTAGGCGTGGAGGCTTTCTCCGCTGATGCGCTTGACGCTGGCGACGTTGATCATGCTGTAGACGTAATAGGTTCCGGCCGGGACGAAAACGCTGGTATAGGTCGTGCTCTGCAGGGCGGCCAGCAGGTCGGCGCCGTTCCCGGCCTTCACCACGTAGTCGTAGAGGCGTTGGCCGCTCCCGCCGCCGGTTATGGGGATGTCGGTGGAAGTCCCGAAGTAGCCGCGGGTGGTGTTGCGGATCCGCCACAGCCCCGAGGAAGGCCGGAAGATCCCGACCTCGGCGATGCCGTCTCCGCTGAAGTCCCCGGCGACCGGGGTGTCGGCGGCGGTCCCGAAGAAGACCTGGGTGATGCCCCGGATCAGCCATTTCCCGCTGGAAGGACGGTAGACCGCGATGTCCTCCCGGGAATCCCCGTCGAAATCGGCGGCCGCCGACGTCCCCGCCGCCGCCAGGGCGGCCAGCAACAGCGCCTTTGCGCTCGGTCTCATAGATACCTCCGCTCTGCGGTTGTTGGGCGCCCCCGGCCGGGGGCGCCCGTTGGCTTGCGCACTCGCTATCGGGTAACCGGTATGTCTCCGCTGGCGCCGTAGTAGGGCCGGGAGAGGAAGCGGATCAGCCATTGCCCGCTGGAGGGACGGAAAACGCAGTATTCGTCTCCCAAGCTCCCGTTGAAATTGGCCGGCACCGGGGTGTCGCCGCTGCGGCCGTAGTAGAACCTGGTGTAGCTCCGGATCATCCATTTCCCGTCGGCGGCGCGGAAGACTCCGGGGTTGTCCGATCCCCCCGGCCAGAAATCGGCCACCACCGGGAAATCCCCGCTGTTCCCGTAGTAAAAACGGGTGCGCCCGCGGACCAGCCACTGGGCGGTGGAGGAGCGGAAGACGGCGACGTCGTCGGTGCCGTCGCCGTTGTAGTCGCCCGGGACCGGCAGGTCGGAACTCCCCCCGTAGTAAACCGGGGACAGGCCGGAAATGGCCGACCAGACCCATTTGCCGTTGGAGGGGCGGAAAATGCCGATCCGGCAGGCCCCCAGGTCCCCGGTCCAGTACGCCGGCACCGGGGTGTCGCCC contains:
- the era gene encoding GTPase Era, yielding MTGTGKKSGFVCLVGLPNVGKSTLLNRLVGTDLAIVSPRPQTTWNTVRGILSDERGQIVFIDTPGLHRPADGLGRRMVSSARRALGEADLVYWLEDCRSDPESALAKVARLLPRGLPAFLVLNKADLVPKPSLLPRLEVYGRAGRFREIVPLSALTGENCDRLLPLTFECLPPGEELFPGDMLSDQPEKDLMREFIREKVFLNTRQEIPYASAVKIEYVREEPRRLVVGATIFVERESQKGIVVGKGASMLKKIGTQARGRIEALVGMPIFLDLRVKVRPKWRGDARSLTEFGYRD
- a CDS encoding DUF1566 domain-containing protein — translated: MNADPAKRRRKRFVGALAGMAAIAAAGTGRAAAQDPYGLPRTGQAASYHYAAPYDLGDDGYLRIGYPREGVRFVDNGDGTVSDLGTGLIWQKDDSGYRPVDGLEGMVSWDDAFAYVSGLNSREFGSRTDWRLPNIKELLSIVNEGTWLPAAYSIFSWMHESPYWSSTHHPFASTGYAPYYINMGEGHANAGSTETAYVKAVASLPYSESVRGFPKTGQVDSIRTGDDGDLEKGYPLTAPAYLDYAEYVEQAATGLCWQKTDSRTRAFGSLEGELTWEEAFDYVRAMNESGYAGFGDWRLPNYFELYSLLEFRDRYPEALIDESFDPAVPALYWTGTSRYGVPDEAFGVRFLDGWSGQVRYSDRCLVRGVRGGPYRSPTPAPSCPTPTPDPGTLTGLPRSGQLDSYHPAGPYDFGDDGAVRAGYPLQGERFGTAGSTVADLAAGLMWQTGDSGSQAAGTYQGLLTWEEAFAYVAELNRNSFAAFTDWRMPNSKELAAIVDFGAYDPASFSVFSSIPVGAFFWSSTTYADVVSGLRGYGLDFREGLLQTVNLESSPEPTGYVKAVRTLPREETAAGFPRSGQTNPIHNPVGFDLGDDGAVQAGYPRWGQRFIANANGTVSDRATALIWQGEDSSKLEVAGLKDSLTWEDAFLYIERLNRNHYGGYSTWRLPNQQELLSLIDYGQFYPAIPPLLRSRVGTGAHWSGTSRFCIPSYKWYIDFTQGAGGFRESEGASAQTAYVIAVTGGPGLDPGPTQATPTATPYGYTTPPVVTPTPIPPPPTPVIVFNLYYGVPATGQTEAFHERDDGYYEIGYPLHPPRWEDLGTGVVADWATGLMWQQGESNSQPAGGRSGIMSWEDAFAYVASLNRDSFGGFSDWRIPNALELLSTRDLGLDASQDPNHYLFTGTTHDPYWTSTCSANFASGTAVYQMSYGFGQSFAELLDNDREAAVRACRSFFTGDDAEGFPATGQTLVIHPPGPFDLGDDGAAGAGYPRSGERFVREGTYTVRDRATGLTWLDASSPNIRSWTQAFDFVDGLNSLDVGGYNDWRLPNHDELVSLVDFGRFYPVIDPIFAGGTQKAWYWSSSTVKTLTSNAWAVDFSVGVADVKPKDTLHFVRAVRGYPRPGYRPTPPSLPAVAGDYTGDGTADAALYRPSAGAWMFRNGNRYYLGENGDRPVPQAYTGYGRWQSAVFRPTLGKWIVREGDGAYFGAAADEPVPADYDGDGRAAIAVFRPGQGKWMVRNSTRAFWGGDGDLPVSADYDGDGTVDIAVYRPAAGKWMVRGGVSAYFGGGEDIPVPGDYDGDGTREMAVFRPSTGKWLARTGRSWFFGSETDLPLASDFDGDGSDDAAVFRSGTGKWMVRGYSGWFFGSEGDIQVTAPY
- the mgtE gene encoding magnesium transporter, whose product is MRARVYFDELCQGRVLALYHSGRTLEAAQVLRQARAEDIADWLSTLAREERFGIFSLLDRDLQGDVLEDSSPSLEAELVDRLGPPELGDILETMPPEEAVEIISEMEPHEEAQVLGEISGDGSSEIRTLLAYPENSAGRIMDADLIALPADLSVKQAIQVIRRSTIEEALYSVFVVDREGRLLGLVPLQKLLAAPDGALLGEVMLEAFARVTPATDQEQAAAIIRKYDLAVLPVVDETGKLLGRITADDAVEIIDEEASEDILRMAGTDDEELRATSSLRIARIRLPWLLICIGGSFLSSLVIRSFEVTLEQVIALVAFIPMITATGGNVGLQSSSIVIRGLALGTLKSSRVFAEVFKQLKVAVLLGISCGVILAGLAFLLQAGQGNGWFMGGVVGLAMFLAVTFSTLSGVLVPLTFSRLRIDPAIASGPLITTMNDVLGIAIYLGSATAMIRVFLH
- the nth gene encoding endonuclease III: MSTIEKKSWGATILRRLAREYPAAGIALEFRTPLQLLVATILSAQSTDRQINKITRDLFRKYRSVGDYARADRAQFEEDIRSSGFFRNKAAAIIASARLIEERFGGKVPETMDELLTLPGVARKTANIVLWHAFGKAEGIAVDTHVKRLAGKLGLSGETAPDKIERDLLQVFPRRRWGEVNTLLIVHGRQVCIARRPRCGDCVLADRCPSAET
- a CDS encoding VCBS repeat-containing protein, encoding MKRLLTGLVGLTLLCPALPGGAADFDGDSREDIAVYRPSSGKWLIRGITQVFFGTAADTPVAGDFSGDGIAEVGIFRPSSGLWRIRNTTLGYFGTSTDVPITGGGSGQRLYDYVVRTGDGDDLAAALESDVYRSVFIPAGTYSIDQTVTIEHVRKIVGEEQRGTVLAFDSGCYLDIHVEFCKVDGLRVLSGGGAGGTGNVYVRSNYVTVRDCFSYSSEGHGFEHGSGAYVSFIDCVASNAAANGFQGSNDESCRFLNCAARDCAENGFEDCNNLANCYIDGYGHTQIGFYDCDRLSNCYAYGCQTYGFSGCNMAGACLVDGGGITTTGFHSCYRLSSCWVQNCTGSSYDNVNVSDDSTNKYSCN
- a CDS encoding VCBS repeat-containing protein; its protein translation is MRPSAKALLLAALAAAGTSAAADFDGDSREDIAVYRPSSGKWLIRGITQVFFGTAADTPVAGDFSGDGIAEVGIFRPSSGLWRIRNTTRGYFGTSTDIPITGGGSGQRLYDYVVKAGNGADLLAALQSTTYTSVFVPAGTYYVYSMINVASVKRISGESLHAYPRIMLINGQYLNITSQGCLVEDIIIQGGGDSILKRGSFYVNNAWYVTLRNCYSLSSAGNGFEYTSASQYVTFLGCNAEQSDDAGFQGSNTIQTARIIGCAAEDCYRGFSNCNNLSACVSEDASAYGFDNCYNLSSCAVKGPVSGGVGFHGCDNLSACRAEGVGDTAFFGCDQVGSCSVVTAGTGFDYCGYLSSCVAYGCSTSFTGCFSIDSDSCNN